GCGTGTACAACGACCGGGGCGCCTGCCTGGCCGGACTGGTGGTCGACGACCGGTTACGGCCGCGGGTGGTGCAACTGGCCACCGGTGCGTGGTTCGATCCCGCGGATCCGTCGGACCCCGATGCGATGTGCGTGCACGGCAACCCGAACGTGCTGACCGACGACGTCGGGACGTCCCGCCTCGCCCACGGCTGCACCGGCGCCCACGTGCTGGTGCAGGTGGAGAAGTTCACGGGCGAGCTACCACCGGTGAGGGCCCACGAGCTGCCCACGGTGAGGTGAGCGCACCCACACTTCGTTTAGCGGATGACAGATTCGGGAATCAGCTCGACCACACCCCGAACCGACAGGGAGGAAGCCCAATGTCGTCGAACAACAGTGGTCCCGAAGAAGCCGTCAAGGGCGTCGTCGAAGGCGTGAAGGGCAAGGCCAAAGAGGTGCTCGGCGCGGTCGCGGGCCGCGACGATCTGTACCGCGAGGGCCAGGCTCAGCAGGACAAGGCCGACGCGCAGCGCAACGCCGCCGAGAAGGAGGCCGAGGCCGAAAGCGCTCGTGCGGCAGCCAAGACCGCCGAGAAGCGGCAGGAAGCCGAACAGCGGTAACCACATCGACCCGAGGGCGCGGAGAACCACGGCTTCCCCGCGCCTTTCGGCTGTCTAGCGCAGCGCGGCGACCATCGCGTCGGCCAGCGCGC
The window above is part of the Mycolicibacterium rutilum genome. Proteins encoded here:
- the mbp1 gene encoding microaggregate-binding protein 1, which encodes MSSNNSGPEEAVKGVVEGVKGKAKEVLGAVAGRDDLYREGQAQQDKADAQRNAAEKEAEAESARAAAKTAEKRQEAEQR